In a single window of the Anguilla rostrata isolate EN2019 chromosome 6, ASM1855537v3, whole genome shotgun sequence genome:
- the itpkb gene encoding inositol-trisphosphate 3-kinase B — MAAYVLNSLIMMNANNLKSHSSPRPGRPVLPVPDRAFCGLVVGSPGSPSPSSTGTHFVFPSVPGPGSPRARSPGRHPDFLGVNVGRRVRRLSGSDSGGEPSSPGPGGEQGPRGIRRTVEIPQVHRELQNVQVNKTVGLFEAQISHLRTRAQNSEIPRSPRAPRRPGGAAQEAAWRAPVSPPPPPDSLPSIPGELQNGKGCCGWEDRKAAGGRGRERGGAEPNARRDGQRADASAAPRGGADPSSGISSAAPPGAVTEGAEPPAGGRPAREGAEPADTQPNAAVRGTAKAGCHEVGSIPAVIVTDHGMEDTGEGLAEPCPGSARALRKLSSSSASSTGFSSSWEESEDDISSDPDHKSPALLETQQRAHKSWKKIKNMVHWSPFVMSFKKKYPWIQLAGHAGSFKAGANGRILKKHCECEQRCLDWLMRDVLRPYVPAYHGDVEKDGEKYNQMDDLLAEFDLPCVMDCKMGVRTYLEEELTKARKKPSLRKDMYQKMIEVDPEAPTAEEHAQQAVTKPRYMQWRETISSTATLGFRIEGIKKEDGTVNRDFKKTKSREQVTEAFQDFVKGNENILKCYLSRLKEIKDTLEKSTFFKTHEVIGSSLLFVHDKREQAKVWMIDFGKTTPLPEGQVLCHRAPWVEGNREDGYLWGLDHLIDILNDMVPVDAH; from the exons ATGGCTGCATATGTCCTGAACAGCTTGATAATGATGAATGCCAACAATCTGAAAAGTCACAGCAGTCCTCGGCCGGGGCGGCCGGTGCTGCCCGTGCCGGACCGGGCCTTCTGCGGGCTCGTGGTGGGCAGCCCCGGGAGCCCGAGTCCAAGTTCCACCGGCACGCACTTCGTCTTCCCCAGCGTCCCGGGGCCCGGGAGCCCCCGGGCCCGCTCCCCCGGCCGGCACCCGGACTTCCTGGGCGTGAACGTGGGCAGGCGCGTCCGTCGGCTGAGCGGCAGCGACAGCGGCGGCGAGCCGTCCAGCCCGGGCCCCGGCGGGGAGCAGGGGCCGCGGGGCATCAGACGCACGGTGGAGATCCCCCAGGTGCACCGCGAGCTGCAGAACGTGCAGGTCAACAAAACAGTGGGCCTCTTCGAGGCGCAGATCTCCCACCTCCGGACCCGGGCGCAGAACTCGGAGATCCCGCGCAGCCCCCGGGCCCCCCGCCGGCCCGGCGGAGCCGCCCAGGAGGCGGCGTGGCGCGCGCCcgtctcccctcccccgccgccgGACAGCCTGCCCTCCATCCCCGGGGAGCTCCAGAACGGGAAGGGGTGCTGCGGATGGGAGGACCGGAAGGCGGCGGGAGGccgcgggagggagaggggcggcgCCGAGCCCAACGCGCGGCGGGACGGCCAGCGCGCGGACGCGTCCGCGGCGCCCCGGGGCGGCGCTGACCCCTCGTCCGGGATCAGCTCCGCCGCTCCGCCTGGGGCCGTCaccgagggggcggagccgccgGCCGGGGGGCGGCCCGCCCgggaaggggcggagccagcggACACCCAGCCGAACGCCGCGGTCCGGGGCACCGCCAAGGCAGGCTGCCACGAGGTGGGGAGCATCCCCGCCGTCATCGTCACCGACCACGGGATGGAGGACACCGGGGAGGGGCTCGCCGAGCCCTGTCCCGGCTCGGCCAGGGCCCTGCGCaagctctcctcctcctccgcctcctccactggcttctcctcctcctgggaGGAATCCGAGGACGACATTTCCAGCGACCCCGACCACAAGTCCCCCGCCTTGCTGGAGACGCAGCAGAGAGCA CACAAGTCATGGAAGAAGATAAAGAACATGGTGCACTGGTCgccctttgtgatgtcattcaaGAAGAAGTACCCGTGGATCCAGCTGGCAGGACATGCAG GAAGCTTCAAGGCGGGGGCTAACGGGCGCATCCTGAAGAAGCACTGCGAGTGCGAGCAGCGCTGCCTGGACTGGCTGATGAGGGACGTGCTCCGGCCCTACGTGCCGGCCTACCACGGCGACGTGGAGAAGGACGGCGAGAAGTACAACCAGATGGACGACCTGCTGGCCGAGTTCGACCTGCCCTGCGTCATGGACTGCAAGATGGGCGTCAG GACgtacctggaggaggagctgacgAAGGCGAGGAAGAAGCCGAGCCTGAGGAAGGACATGTACCAGAAGATGATCGAGGTGGACCCCGAGGCGCCCACGGCGGAGGAGCACGCCCAGCAGGCCGTCACCAAGCCCCGCTACATGCAGTGGAGGGAGACCATCAGCTCCACCGCCACCCTGGGCTTCCGCATCGAGGGCATCAAG AAAGAAGACGGGACGGTGAACAGGGACTTCAAGAAGACCAAGAGCAGGGAGCAAGTGACCGAGGCGTTCCAGGACTTTGTCAAGGGAAACGAGAACATCCTG AAATGTTATCTCAGCAGACTAAAGGAGATCAAGGACACTCTGGAAAAATCTACCTTTTTCAAGACGCACGAG gtgATTGGCAGCTCTCTCCTCTTTGTGCATGACAAGCGAGAGCAGGCCAAGGTGTGGATGATTGACTTTGGGAAGACCACCCCTCTTCCCGAGGGGCAGGTCCTGTGCCACCGGGCCCCCTGGGTGGAGGGGAACCGGGAGGACGGCTACCTGTGGGGCCTGGACCACCTCATAGACATTCTGAATGACATGGTGCCGGTGGACGCCCACTAG